The Methanoplanus sp. FWC-SCC4 genome has a window encoding:
- a CDS encoding flavodoxin family protein, with translation MVKVVAFNASPRKDGNTKRLLDEVIKELEAKKIETEIIQIGGQRVHGCTACMKCLENQDEKCVLNKDFVNECIQKMKEADGIIIGTPTYFADVSTEAKALIDRAGFVAIVNGGLFKRKVGAAVVAVRRAGAVHAYDTINHFFGINNMVTVGSSYWNLGIGFEAGDVEKDEEGIQTMRDLGNNMAWLLKKISD, from the coding sequence TTGGTTAAAGTTGTTGCATTTAACGCAAGTCCAAGGAAGGACGGAAATACAAAAAGACTTCTTGATGAAGTCATAAAAGAGCTTGAGGCGAAAAAAATAGAGACCGAGATTATCCAGATAGGCGGGCAGAGGGTCCACGGATGTACTGCATGCATGAAATGCCTTGAAAATCAGGATGAAAAATGTGTTCTTAACAAGGATTTTGTAAATGAATGCATACAGAAGATGAAAGAGGCAGACGGAATAATCATCGGAACACCGACATATTTTGCAGACGTTTCAACTGAAGCCAAGGCACTTATAGACCGGGCCGGTTTCGTTGCAATTGTAAACGGGGGGCTTTTCAAAAGAAAGGTAGGTGCAGCAGTGGTTGCTGTGAGAAGAGCCGGAGCAGTTCATGCATATGATACGATAAACCACTTTTTCGGCATCAACAATATGGTAACGGTAGGCTCATCATACTGGAATCTCGGGATAGGATTTGAAGCCGGAGATGTTGAAAAAGATGAGGAAGGAATCCAGACGATGAGGGATCTCGGAAACAACATGGCATGGCTTCTTAAAAAAATCAGTGACTAA
- the mntA gene encoding type VII toxin-antitoxin system MntA family adenylyltransferase antitoxin, whose product MRNTTGYENVNFIMLYGSLARNEMTKNSDIDICISYRGTEKNAGMFRFRVICELSNEKYDIQIFEQLPLYVQIEVLKGKLLYARDESVVYETAEKTIQESEDFKKYYSDYIGLEALS is encoded by the coding sequence ATCAGAAATACCACAGGTTATGAAAATGTCAATTTTATAATGCTTTACGGATCTCTTGCGAGAAATGAAATGACAAAAAATTCCGACATTGACATATGCATAAGTTATAGAGGAACAGAAAAAAATGCAGGGATGTTTCGATTCAGAGTTATTTGTGAACTTTCCAATGAAAAATATGACATCCAGATATTTGAGCAGCTGCCATTATATGTCCAAATAGAAGTTTTAAAAGGAAAACTCCTCTATGCCAGGGACGAATCAGTTGTATATGAAACAGCGGAGAAAACAATACAGGAGTCTGAAGACTTCAAAAAATATTACTCAGATTACATTGGCCTGGAGGCTCTTTCATGA
- a CDS encoding YIP1 family protein, whose product MNFDNIIEKAKGFILEPVETFRNSKDDSLSDAFGFFAVLLVLYSVLFGIMVAAGIDNPFAGIDGFEQLAFTGAFGFVSMFVFSLIGTIVATLIGGLILHLFVYIVGGRKGLSETIKAVLYSSTPSLLFGWIPVVGIIFGVWSLILEILGIRELHEISTGRSLLAVLLPVILFGILLFAIIILGFFFFTAVVACA is encoded by the coding sequence ATGAATTTTGATAATATTATTGAAAAGGCAAAAGGATTTATCCTTGAGCCTGTGGAAACCTTCAGAAATTCCAAAGATGACAGCCTCTCCGATGCATTCGGCTTTTTTGCTGTATTACTGGTTTTATACTCTGTACTTTTTGGGATCATGGTTGCAGCAGGGATCGACAACCCGTTTGCAGGAATTGATGGATTTGAGCAGTTAGCCTTTACAGGGGCATTTGGCTTTGTATCAATGTTTGTATTCTCCTTAATCGGCACAATTGTGGCAACTCTTATTGGAGGTCTGATTCTTCACCTTTTTGTCTATATTGTGGGAGGAAGAAAAGGGCTTTCCGAGACAATCAAGGCGGTTTTATACTCATCAACACCGTCACTTCTGTTTGGGTGGATACCTGTTGTCGGAATAATCTTTGGAGTCTGGTCATTAATCCTTGAGATTCTTGGTATCAGGGAGCTTCATGAGATATCAACCGGACGTTCATTACTTGCGGTTCTTCTGCCGGTAATACTGTTTGGAATACTGCTCTTTGCAATAATCATCCTTGGTTTTTTCTTTTTCACGGCTGTTGTGGCATGTGCCTGA
- a CDS encoding HNH endonuclease domain-containing protein, translated as MDFSELKKINSIIEHDKADTTYKYALIRSVIEVCQKHQVLGETKDNKVTFPLGILIEKWILYYYPLTESEIYIPQKKGEPDGKHSIVFRPLFEKLTGYYKDKGGFSVFYQDYTCGNLPLEIQPVFYKLSKEIRNTIINQPMQYLGRSYNGEFYSIFTPKRPVPKIIFQEINDRSLFVRSGGYFSMSADLATIFEYFGSFISGEEGLLKKWAEFTTNLDKTGQISDSVVLEILNRSPETQRSVYDVRKCYESQYLAGNFLECVWSGKRISNPEMMAIDHMLPFSVWKNNDLWNLLPSLASVNSKKSDSIPAPALVEKRSDSITGYWDILHERFPARFEKEIGVSLLKKPGPGWQDDAIVVLAGTCEYLINVRGFSEWSSV; from the coding sequence ATGGATTTCTCTGAGCTGAAAAAAATAAATTCAATAATTGAGCATGATAAGGCAGACACCACATACAAATATGCACTTATACGCAGTGTAATCGAAGTCTGTCAGAAACATCAGGTGCTTGGAGAAACAAAAGATAACAAAGTAACCTTTCCGCTTGGAATACTTATTGAAAAATGGATTTTGTATTATTACCCGTTAACTGAAAGTGAAATCTATATCCCGCAGAAGAAAGGAGAGCCTGACGGAAAACACAGCATTGTGTTCAGGCCGCTTTTTGAAAAACTGACCGGATACTATAAGGATAAGGGTGGATTTTCAGTTTTTTATCAGGATTATACCTGCGGGAATCTTCCTTTGGAAATACAGCCTGTATTTTATAAGCTTTCAAAGGAGATCCGGAACACAATAATTAATCAGCCGATGCAGTATCTTGGAAGGTCATACAATGGAGAGTTCTATTCCATATTTACCCCTAAAAGGCCTGTTCCAAAAATTATCTTTCAGGAGATAAATGACAGAAGTCTTTTTGTCCGGTCAGGAGGTTATTTTTCGATGTCCGCTGATTTGGCAACCATTTTTGAATATTTTGGATCATTTATATCCGGAGAGGAAGGGCTTCTTAAAAAATGGGCTGAATTTACAACAAATCTCGATAAAACCGGGCAGATAAGTGATTCTGTGGTTCTTGAAATTCTGAACAGATCGCCGGAGACACAGAGATCTGTTTATGATGTCAGAAAATGCTATGAATCACAATATTTGGCAGGTAATTTTTTGGAATGTGTATGGTCGGGAAAAAGGATCTCAAATCCTGAGATGATGGCAATAGATCATATGCTCCCGTTTTCTGTATGGAAGAATAATGATTTATGGAATCTTTTGCCCAGCCTTGCATCTGTCAATTCAAAAAAAAGTGACAGTATTCCTGCGCCTGCACTGGTGGAAAAAAGATCTGATTCTATTACAGGGTACTGGGATATTTTACATGAAAGATTTCCGGCAAGGTTTGAAAAGGAGATTGGAGTGTCTCTTTTAAAGAAGCCGGGTCCGGGATGGCAGGATGATGCAATAGTAGTTTTGGCGGGCACTTGTGAATATCTGATAAATGTTCGTGGATTTTCTGAATGGAGTAGTGTATGA
- a CDS encoding winged helix-turn-helix domain-containing protein — MVEQLGFGLLRFLKVYPRECFRFTANFLRISLPVDKDLMEDGLFAARKDILLSGGVSATLSTGNGSIAPPEHMTEQPVGGSMVAQSGDSIDDERSKGAANVNLTERQMEILSIIQKNNKIGYRDIAKVIGINDSAVKKHLNKLKELGVLKRVGGTRGHWEVLDGKED; from the coding sequence ATGGTTGAGCAGCTTGGTTTTGGTCTGCTCCGATTTTTGAAAGTTTATCCGAGGGAGTGTTTCAGATTCACTGCAAATTTTCTGAGGATTTCTCTTCCTGTTGATAAGGATCTAATGGAAGATGGTTTGTTTGCAGCCAGAAAAGATATTTTGCTAAGTGGTGGTGTGTCTGCTACACTATCTACTGGTAATGGTTCAATTGCACCCCCTGAACATATGACTGAACAACCGGTTGGTGGCTCAATGGTGGCTCAATCTGGTGACTCAATAGATGATGAAAGGAGTAAAGGAGCTGCTAATGTTAATTTGACAGAGAGACAAATGGAGATCCTGTCGATAATTCAAAAAAATAATAAAATTGGATACAGGGATATTGCAAAAGTAATAGGGATCAATGATTCTGCCGTTAAAAAACATCTGAATAAATTAAAAGAGCTTGGGGTTTTGAAAAGAGTTGGTGGAACAAGGGGTCATTGGGAGGTTTTGGATGGGAAAGAAGATTGA
- a CDS encoding nucleoside triphosphate pyrophosphohydrolase, producing the protein MSSEYFGKAVRDKIPDIIRDSGSECSVEVLNELLFYVAMKKKLQEEVDEYKKTPCLEELADIMEVVYKLCEMEGFSIKELERVRLKKREERGGFDRSLYLKEIVNTQSGICRCERSDFIYESD; encoded by the coding sequence ATGAGTTCTGAATATTTTGGCAAGGCTGTAAGAGACAAGATACCTGATATTATCAGGGATTCGGGCAGCGAATGCTCTGTTGAGGTATTAAACGAGCTTTTGTTTTATGTTGCGATGAAGAAGAAGCTTCAGGAAGAGGTTGATGAATATAAAAAAACACCCTGCCTTGAGGAACTTGCAGATATTATGGAGGTTGTTTACAAACTCTGTGAGATGGAAGGATTCAGCATAAAAGAGCTTGAAAGAGTCCGCCTTAAAAAAAGGGAGGAGAGAGGCGGTTTTGATCGGAGTCTGTACCTGAAAGAAATCGTTAATACACAATCGGGCATTTGCAGGTGTGAAAGAAGCGATTTCATCTATGAAAGTGACTGA
- the hepT gene encoding type VII toxin-antitoxin system HepT family RNase toxin codes for MSLVKENFPDNYDDYKKLGIIKDGIYKRLESSIENVTGICSIINSDLRLGIPANEQDILDNLVSHGILSENMQDLIRKMKGFRNIVVHRYGKIDDKLTFAIISEHINDFELFEDEIRQFLSKNS; via the coding sequence ATCAGCCTTGTAAAGGAAAATTTCCCTGACAATTACGATGATTACAAAAAACTGGGGATAATAAAAGACGGGATTTATAAAAGGCTTGAGTCTTCTATCGAAAATGTGACAGGCATCTGTTCAATAATAAATTCTGACCTGCGTCTTGGTATCCCTGCAAATGAACAGGACATCCTGGACAATCTTGTTTCACATGGAATTCTCTCAGAAAATATGCAGGATCTGATAAGAAAGATGAAAGGATTTCGGAATATAGTTGTTCACAGGTATGGAAAAATTGACGATAAATTGACATTTGCAATTATTTCAGAACATATAAATGATTTTGAATTGTTTGAAGACGAAATAAGACAATTCCTTTCTAAAAATTCATAA
- a CDS encoding V-type ATP synthase subunit D codes for MALKDVKPTRSELISMKKKIKLSERGYNILKMKRDGLILEFFKVLEDAKKSRGALAERYERANQMIAVANTVEGSIRVKGAAMAVKENPVITLKEKNIMGVVVPDIEASSVRKSVTGRGYGVLGSSPVIDETATSFEELVEAIIEAAEIETTMKRLLDEIESTKRRVNALEFKVIPELTEARDFIKMRLDEMEREELFRLKKIKAKSKAK; via the coding sequence ATGGCGCTTAAAGATGTAAAGCCAACCCGCTCGGAATTAATCAGCATGAAGAAGAAGATCAAGCTTTCCGAGCGTGGCTACAACATCCTCAAAATGAAGCGCGACGGACTGATCCTTGAGTTCTTTAAGGTGCTGGAAGACGCCAAAAAGAGCAGGGGAGCTCTTGCCGAGAGGTATGAGCGTGCAAACCAGATGATTGCGGTTGCAAACACGGTGGAAGGATCTATCAGGGTTAAGGGGGCGGCTATGGCTGTCAAGGAAAACCCTGTGATCACACTAAAGGAGAAGAATATCATGGGCGTTGTTGTTCCTGATATTGAGGCTTCTTCAGTTAGAAAATCCGTAACCGGCCGTGGATATGGTGTGCTTGGATCGTCTCCCGTAATTGATGAGACTGCAACCTCTTTTGAGGAACTTGTAGAGGCTATCATTGAGGCAGCGGAGATTGAGACCACCATGAAGCGTCTTTTGGATGAGATTGAGTCCACCAAACGCCGTGTCAATGCTCTTGAGTTTAAGGTTATTCCTGAACTTACAGAGGCTCGTGACTTCATTAAAATGAGGCTTGACGAGATGGAGAGAGAAGAGCTCTTCCGTCTTAAGAAGATTAAGGCCAAATCCAAGGCCAAATAA
- a CDS encoding YqhA family protein — MTTSIIERVFEKMLWSTRYVVLLGVIFGALSAIILFIAGSLEIYDVLLDYLAESGGHLEHEDILIGIIGAIDFYLIALVLLIFSFGTYELFISELEIARMKGDFGNILEVKNLDDLKNKIIKVIIMVLIVSFFQRILSMDFTTSMDMLAMAVSISVICIGVYFLGKHHI, encoded by the coding sequence ATGACAACAAGTATAATTGAAAGAGTCTTTGAAAAGATGCTCTGGAGTACAAGATATGTTGTACTCTTAGGTGTCATATTTGGTGCACTTAGCGCAATCATTCTCTTTATTGCAGGTTCACTTGAAATCTATGATGTACTGCTTGACTACCTTGCTGAGAGCGGGGGGCATTTAGAGCACGAAGACATCCTTATAGGGATTATCGGTGCCATTGACTTTTATTTAATCGCCCTTGTTCTTCTCATATTCAGTTTCGGAACATATGAGCTGTTTATATCCGAGCTTGAAATTGCCAGAATGAAAGGGGATTTTGGGAATATCCTTGAAGTCAAAAATCTCGATGACCTTAAAAACAAAATTATCAAGGTTATCATAATGGTTCTGATTGTCAGCTTTTTCCAGAGGATATTGTCAATGGATTTCACAACATCGATGGATATGCTGGCGATGGCAGTTTCAATCTCTGTTATCTGTATCGGTGTCTATTTCCTTGGAAAGCATCACATATAA
- a CDS encoding tetratricopeptide repeat protein, whose amino-acid sequence MNFKNRFLFITGILIAAVFLSAGCTDRIPALDGKIITDDNPTHQKWLSEYLNNPEKYKKDPENPLEWTLKGMSSAALPDGHKEALLHYDKAIELDPGFAHAYYAKAVSLLNLKRFNEAEKCLQKAIEINSQYEPLAEDLKINYIGKR is encoded by the coding sequence TTGAATTTCAAAAACAGATTTCTGTTCATCACCGGAATTTTAATTGCAGCCGTATTCCTCTCAGCCGGATGCACTGACAGGATTCCTGCTTTGGATGGCAAAATCATAACGGATGACAATCCAACCCACCAGAAATGGCTTTCGGAATACCTCAATAATCCGGAGAAATACAAAAAAGATCCTGAAAATCCGCTTGAATGGACACTTAAAGGTATGAGCAGTGCAGCACTGCCAGACGGGCACAAAGAGGCTCTTTTACATTACGATAAGGCAATTGAACTTGACCCGGGGTTTGCACATGCCTATTATGCAAAGGCGGTTTCGTTGTTAAACCTGAAAAGATTTAATGAGGCTGAGAAATGTCTTCAAAAAGCAATAGAGATTAATTCCCAATATGAACCGCTTGCTGAGGATTTAAAGATTAATTATATTGGTAAAAGATGA